AATAGGACATTTCTATTTTGGTGAAAATAGGACATTTCTATTTTGGCTTTACAATGCCTCATATTTTCTTGACATAAAACAAAAATATTGTGATATTTATTATCCAAAAAGATTGTCAAAGGGAGGTTTTGATGAAACCAAGTCAGCAAGAGGAAGAATACATTGCAAGGATGGAATTTGAAAAAAAGAAAAAGATAGAGACTGAAAAACAGAAAAAAATGGCAGAGGAAGAAAAAAGGCGTTTAAAAGAACTCCACTATATGAAATGCCCGAAATGTGGTATGGAGCTTATTGAGATCGATTATAAAGGTATAAAGATAGATGAGTGTTCAAGCTGCCTTGGAGTATGGCTTGATAAAGGGGAACTGGATGCTGTATCCAAATTAGAAAAATCTGCCATGGATAAGTTATTCAGTATATTCAAGAAAGATTAATAAAACTTAAGGATAATTTCACTGCTTAAAAATATCAAGGGGACAAGTTTCTGTCCCCTTTTTTAGTTTACGGATATCTTAAAAAACATATTGTTTTCATTGACTTTGGTTCAATTAAAATACTATAAAACCCGTATTAACTAAACGAGGTAATGAGATGCGCTTAAAAACTATCCTTCAACTTATATGCATCATATCCCTATTAACATGGATATGCAATATTAGGAGTTATGCCGAAGAGCCACAATTTAAATCAAATTTCAAGTCTACCAATCAAGAAGCCCTTAATAAATGGAATAAAAAAATAGATGAGATTGTAGAACCGGCATTTAAATCAAAACGTGTGATGGGTATGGTAATAGGTATCTGGGATGGAAATAGTGCATCTTATTTTGGATACGGAAAAATAGACCTTAAAGGAGAAGCAGTCCCGGATGAAAAAACAATATTTGAAATAGGCTCTATAACAAAAGTATTTACATCCCTTCTGCTGGCAAAAAGGATAATAGATAACAAGGTGACCCTGAATGACCCTGTAGAGAAACTCTTACCGAAATATTTCAAAATACCTCAAAAACAAGAAAAGCAGATTACCCTATTACATCTGGCAACACACTTTTCTGGATTGCCAAAAGTGCCTTCAAATATGCGGCCAAAACATGTCACCAACCCATATAAAAATTATACAGCCTATAACTTACGGGAATTTCTTACAAGTTATCAACTTCCAAGAGAGCCAGGCGAGAAATGGGAATATAGCAATCTTGGGGTAGGCCTTCTTGGTTTCTCCCTGGGAGCCCAATCAGGAACCACATACAGAAGGCTCATCTTTAAAGAGATAACAGGCCCTATGGAGTTGAAAGACACCCGTTTTCAGTTGAATGAAGAACAATCAACCCGTTTTGCAAAAGGTTTTACCGCAGACCTTGAAAAGGCAGATCATTGGGATTTCGATGTCCTTGCCCCTGCAGGAGGACTCCGTTCAACTGCATCAGATATGCTCAGGTTTGCCACCACCCTTTTAAAGGATAACGGTCAATTCTCCACAGTCATGCAGATGACCACCAAATCCTATGGTAAAACAGAGATACCTGATAATGATATGGGTTTAGGCTGGCTTATAGCAAAAAAACAAGGGCATGAGGTCTTCTGGCATAATGGAGGCACAGGAGGA
The sequence above is drawn from the Syntrophorhabdaceae bacterium genome and encodes:
- a CDS encoding zf-TFIIB domain-containing protein — encoded protein: MKPSQQEEEYIARMEFEKKKKIETEKQKKMAEEEKRRLKELHYMKCPKCGMELIEIDYKGIKIDECSSCLGVWLDKGELDAVSKLEKSAMDKLFSIFKKD
- a CDS encoding serine hydrolase domain-containing protein — translated: MRLKTILQLICIISLLTWICNIRSYAEEPQFKSNFKSTNQEALNKWNKKIDEIVEPAFKSKRVMGMVIGIWDGNSASYFGYGKIDLKGEAVPDEKTIFEIGSITKVFTSLLLAKRIIDNKVTLNDPVEKLLPKYFKIPQKQEKQITLLHLATHFSGLPKVPSNMRPKHVTNPYKNYTAYNLREFLTSYQLPREPGEKWEYSNLGVGLLGFSLGAQSGTTYRRLIFKEITGPMELKDTRFQLNEEQSTRFAKGFTADLEKADHWDFDVLAPAGGLRSTASDMLRFATTLLKDNGQFSTVMQMTTKSYGKTEIPDNDMGLGWLIAKKQGHEVFWHNGGTGGFSSFLAINKEKNIAVIVLSNTATTHSGVVDDIGGSILKCLLGIPYETPKWPIEADIKDDNIDKYTGDYELISSKDVQGKPEDADKIVFNVKRKGNRLVIHTDKKVKISLYPQSENVFFAKIVPMTVTFSEDTKEKTILMNISSHGEESAWRRISPGREIKR